A stretch of the Thermodesulfobacteriota bacterium genome encodes the following:
- a CDS encoding hemerythrin domain-containing protein codes for MKKKVDSFSARRDFLKKTGILVAGASLIYPKSIFADTKSTQPATQKTEAREEEIPPTEDLMREHAVLNRILLIYDEIILRLRTGKDFSPQTLKLAAETIRNFIEDYHERLEEDYLFPRFKKAGKLDELVEVLLQQHQAGRQLTAYIKDHATLAVLKNPSDREKLEEHIRLFIRMYRPHEAREDTVLFPALRSIVSPNEFDSLGEEFEKKEQKLFGQDGFEKIVAKVANLEKTLGIYDLSQFTPKL; via the coding sequence ATGAAAAAAAAGGTAGATTCATTTTCGGCACGGAGAGACTTTCTTAAGAAAACTGGAATACTTGTTGCCGGTGCTTCTTTAATTTATCCAAAGAGTATATTCGCAGATACAAAGTCAACGCAGCCTGCCACACAAAAGACGGAAGCTAGAGAGGAAGAAATTCCTCCAACCGAGGACCTGATGCGCGAACACGCAGTCTTAAACCGTATTTTGTTGATCTACGATGAGATTATTCTCAGACTGCGGACCGGAAAAGACTTTTCGCCTCAAACACTAAAACTAGCAGCCGAAACGATCCGAAATTTTATTGAAGACTACCACGAAAGACTCGAAGAGGACTACCTTTTTCCTCGGTTTAAAAAAGCCGGAAAACTCGATGAATTGGTGGAAGTGTTACTTCAGCAACATCAGGCAGGTCGCCAACTGACTGCGTACATAAAGGATCATGCTACGCTTGCTGTCCTCAAAAATCCTTCTGATAGAGAAAAATTAGAGGAACATATCAGACTTTTTATACGAATGTATCGCCCGCATGAAGCCCGTGAAGACACGGTTCTTTTCCCTGCTCTCCGCTCCATTGTGTCACCTAACGAATTCGATTCCTTGGGTGAAGAATTCGAGAAAAAGGAGCAAAAACTATTTGGCCAGGATGGCTTCGAGAAGATTGTAGCTAAGGTGGCGAATCTGGAAAAAACACTGGGCATCTATGACCTGTCTCAGTTTACCCCAAAGCTGTGA
- a CDS encoding dynamin family protein — MLESYIKTREHILENLEDLSKLTSLCNNGTTVKAIQGLKEKLLEGKFNLAVLGQFKRGKTTLINALLGSRLLPTAVVPLTSIITLIKYGNNLHIEVFFKNGARKEIAIEELSDHVTERGNPENQKEVQYVEVHYDSRYLRDGVQIIDTPGIGSTYQHNTAVTYSYLSKVDAAIFLVGVDPPISQVEYDFLSDIKKYVNKIFFLQNKIDQMDENDRIESLEFTKHIIEEKVGLKDIKIFPISAKQALEGKLNNAQEKRHRSLISDFEKALNDFLMKEKGEAVLSSALSNTLKILSDEMMSMELEAKAISTPLEELKTKINEFNTQKEKILQDREDFDYLLRGEQEKLISVLESDLKAFFAINVPELTKKMEGHYERLKDVGKSELTKAIDRAMKQEVETIFYEWRALEEDKLKQGFENIRRRFSSKANEIITDIRTLSSEIFDVEVGTFNSFETLTTESHFYFRIDSLFDNTLMLETLPFALPGILFRRVAQSRMLKQCREELDRNAGRIRHDFINRIEKSLQKFRRELFSKIDVTLTGIESALERAISEIDEGEENLTKTKKNLDEQVDALKGIRINLAMLERELSMEWKYDKFPV, encoded by the coding sequence ATGCTGGAATCATATATTAAAACAAGAGAACACATATTAGAAAACCTGGAGGATTTATCTAAATTAACCTCTCTTTGTAATAATGGAACCACTGTAAAAGCCATCCAAGGACTAAAAGAGAAGCTTCTGGAAGGCAAATTTAATCTGGCAGTCCTCGGACAGTTTAAGCGAGGAAAAACCACACTTATAAACGCCCTACTCGGGAGCAGATTACTTCCTACGGCGGTTGTTCCGCTTACTTCTATCATCACTCTGATTAAGTACGGAAATAATCTGCACATAGAAGTCTTCTTTAAGAACGGAGCTAGAAAAGAAATAGCGATTGAAGAACTCTCCGATCACGTAACTGAGAGAGGAAACCCAGAAAACCAAAAAGAGGTACAGTATGTGGAGGTTCATTATGACTCTCGCTATTTAAGAGACGGGGTTCAGATTATAGACACTCCGGGAATCGGCTCCACCTATCAGCATAATACTGCCGTGACCTACAGTTATCTATCTAAAGTAGATGCGGCAATATTTTTAGTAGGCGTGGACCCGCCAATTAGTCAGGTTGAATACGATTTTCTGAGTGATATAAAGAAATACGTGAATAAAATCTTTTTTCTACAAAACAAGATCGACCAGATGGATGAAAATGACAGAATCGAGTCATTGGAGTTCACAAAGCATATAATCGAGGAAAAGGTTGGTCTGAAAGATATAAAAATTTTCCCCATATCGGCTAAGCAGGCCTTGGAAGGAAAATTAAATAACGCCCAAGAAAAACGGCATCGTAGTTTAATTTCGGATTTTGAAAAGGCTTTAAATGACTTCCTTATGAAGGAGAAGGGTGAAGCCGTTCTTAGTTCCGCGCTTAGTAATACGCTTAAGATCCTCTCTGATGAAATGATGTCCATGGAGCTTGAGGCCAAAGCTATTTCTACCCCGCTGGAAGAGCTTAAAACGAAAATAAATGAGTTTAATACTCAAAAGGAGAAAATCCTGCAGGATAGGGAAGACTTCGACTATCTTCTCAGGGGAGAGCAAGAAAAACTTATCTCAGTCCTAGAATCCGATTTAAAAGCTTTTTTTGCGATAAACGTTCCGGAGCTTACTAAAAAGATGGAAGGACACTACGAAAGACTTAAAGATGTAGGAAAATCAGAGCTGACAAAGGCAATAGATAGAGCAATGAAACAAGAAGTCGAGACTATTTTCTACGAGTGGCGGGCCCTAGAAGAAGATAAGCTAAAACAGGGATTTGAAAATATCAGAAGACGCTTTTCCTCTAAAGCCAATGAGATTATTACCGACATTAGAACATTATCCTCGGAAATTTTTGACGTCGAAGTAGGAACCTTTAATAGCTTCGAAACCCTTACGACGGAAAGCCATTTTTACTTCAGGATAGATTCTCTGTTTGACAATACCCTTATGCTCGAAACCCTACCCTTTGCCCTGCCTGGAATTTTATTCCGAAGGGTGGCACAGAGCAGGATGCTTAAACAGTGTAGGGAAGAGCTGGATAGGAATGCCGGAAGGATTAGACATGATTTTATAAATCGGATAGAAAAAAGCCTCCAAAAGTTTCGTCGTGAATTATTTTCCAAGATTGATGTCACATTAACGGGAATAGAGTCTGCACTTGAGCGGGCCATTTCAGAAATAGACGAGGGAGAAGAAAATCTCACTAAAACGAAGAAAAATTTAGACGAGCAAGTCGATGCGTTAAAGGGAATCAGGATAAATCTAGCTATGCTAGAGCGGGAACTTTCAATGGAATGGAAATATGATAAATTCCCTGTTTAG
- a CDS encoding YfcE family phosphodiesterase, protein MKILILSDIHANIEALQTIMEEYDYLICLGDLVDYGPSPRECIDFMKKNAYAIVRGNHDNAVAFGADCKCSEAYKPMSVKTRELMREILGQDEISYLSSLPLNTTIELSGARFFLAHATPTENLFKYLPPDSPDYDWQEEIKGLDADFVLLGHTHLSLIKKIGKTTVINPGSVGQSKDVPGVASYAVWNDGETEIKRVEYDINKTVEKILSSPLEDYIKKSLIQVLRYGSPL, encoded by the coding sequence ATGAAGATACTAATTCTCTCGGACATTCACGCGAATATCGAGGCATTACAGACTATAATGGAAGAGTATGACTATCTTATATGTTTGGGAGACCTGGTTGATTATGGACCGAGTCCGAGAGAGTGCATAGATTTTATGAAAAAGAACGCTTATGCCATCGTGCGTGGAAATCACGATAACGCCGTTGCCTTCGGGGCGGACTGCAAATGCAGCGAAGCCTACAAGCCGATGTCCGTAAAGACAAGGGAGCTTATGAGGGAGATTCTCGGGCAAGATGAGATTTCTTATCTAAGTTCTCTGCCCTTAAACACAACAATAGAACTCAGCGGAGCAAGGTTCTTTCTTGCACATGCGACGCCGACCGAAAACCTATTCAAGTACCTACCGCCTGATTCACCCGATTATGATTGGCAAGAGGAGATAAAGGGATTAGATGCTGATTTTGTGCTCCTCGGCCATACTCATCTTTCCTTGATTAAGAAGATAGGGAAAACAACCGTCATCAACCCGGGTAGTGTAGGACAGTCAAAGGATGTTCCCGGAGTTGCATCTTATGCCGTCTGGAATGATGGAGAGACGGAAATAAAGAGGGTCGAATACGATATCAATAAAACAGTAGAGAAAATCCTCTCAAGCCCTCTCGAAGATTACATAAAAAAGAGTTTAATACAGGTCTTAAGGTACGGAAGTCCATTATAG